One window from the genome of Verrucomicrobiia bacterium encodes:
- a CDS encoding autotransporter-associated beta strand repeat-containing protein, which produces MPLLLLLGARAADGDLDFSFRPALDDLPESHPRSAVIQPDGRIVVAAHGPEGAPRPDVCAIRIHPDGSRDPGFGPADCLPTSSFSVVAMQADGKILIAEDRANRIHRLLPEGTFDPAFKIELSGPLDVVLPQPDGKILIGGIFLSVTGSASGPPVPRNGIARFHADGAVDFDFDPGSGPQTSEGVGVVNDLAVQADGRILVAGYFSEFNGVPRTGLTRLHPDGGVDATFVPGALGGNTQDRIWGADDVAVQADGRILAVVWLAEEGQMLVRIHPDGSRDESFAGLPNYESVAGSFLVQADGRILNAVEWYPLGIDDGGRGQRLFRIAPDGTPDPSFNSPTVSNPLGDGLGIDAVLDADGRLLISGGSGFTRINGTPRPGIAKLLNGEASQHLSVPSSTRVAWFRRGTIPESAQVWFEMSTDAGATWTHLGIGSWNQGAWELSGLNLPAAGLLRARTFARSLSRVSSLLEQTVSFSLPDSTPDFSVEVRDGLMLVTDNTGGGGALLLSEPTPGHIQFHAGPRTFRVNGGPLLSADSGSLPLGTVTRILVRAGDGDDVIEVGEFTHPLPDLLLQGGGGSDAATLRSGGFVTIEDADGFTLNGSSVSKLLTVNSDGPVIQTAPLDGLGGLRKLGRGTLTLSLPNSYLGTTTVSDGTLALVHASPNNLAVSGTIEVETVATLNVRGLANGRLELAPGQTLTGNGALLGRLEIRSDTTLAVGGNPGTPVEGSSGVSQVLQTGAVSIHPGSTFSINFVSLAHGRQSVGLDVRGTVILGEAMLKISTDWDFFSSVYLQSPPYEFTIVRNDGHDPVSGTFAGLPEGAVVPTADAFPTWIPLEAIVSYRGGDGNDVTVTFRQAPPLPLVTGGALDPSFTPGDHGFPAISSAALQPDGRIVVTHAAGTSDTMQYRVARLDSDGSLDDGFTLGAIVPEYRTLGGKITAVLPDGRIIVSATSLQSGRAVHGLARLRPDGTPDPTFRLRLGTPDVAWASDASVDAVVVLPGGKLLIGGCFHTVDGVARNGIARLNPDGSTDTDFSPGAGPGFSGPSSVSGDEIAAIKCLSVQDDGRILVGGYFNQFAGSPRIGIARLNPDGTLDPAFDAKGTLFANDVHSIAIQADGRMLVVGSFWDHPARQDPSSGIHNKLVRLLPDGAPDAGFAPASPPDLDPADEIALLGIQADGRILLGAATFKDGDPPQGGGVTYRIHPDGSRDPGFVSAFDPDFTFRATMQADGKILATAFAGKPFTATSPPPTGGIARLLNGPAALNLSVPNPTRVDWLRGGTTPETSRVWFELSTDEAITWTSLGAGSRVPGGWALDGLKLPQTGKLRSRAIIADPQGRTSSVLEQTVDYSLPGAAPDFDVRITDGTILVTDNTGIGGEFTLSQSLPGRLRFSAPGRTFRISGGPVRPSGSGDLSLSGVVLITTRFGDKSDDIRIESTATDFPEVILQSGGGADTIALLGGSKVTLQDPDGFILNGSSVSSLLVINSDGPVTQAALISGSGALHKLGGGTLILSHDNRYTGETRVESGTLALVNPSLRTTFRDSPVFSLQNGATLDARGLADGGLQLGRPAIFRGYGTVLGTLEIQDGGSLAPGSVPGILDVENLLLQGGATLTVNIEGFQAGTQYHQVRVAGRIRLENAILDLAASWDVDQKDAPVVLLDNRGSHPVEGTFRDLPEGSRIYLRGVNQTPWTLSYHGGDGNDVTLTLKTSDGELNTDFHSDVQEFETVQSAAVQANHAIVLGGIAPTGEEDPHRIARLSPSGLGGRRDPAFATGPLVPGYRDFGGRVTAVQPDGRILISAGEYQFEVDGQPHTASGLARIGPDGSFDPQFRTAPDIHGVGSISSLVLQPDGRILIAGSPVATAVGATAGIARLHPDGSLDGSFAPGAGANGSVLCMTLQDDGRIVIGGIFDSFNGVSRNRMARLHPDGSLDAGFMPADALDLEVSAVALQADGNVLAAGASRGALDPTASDYRIVRFLPDGSLDTGFLPWMSRQARTSGLVVQADGRVVVTTTPAPPITGAHPDAVFRLLADGTRDPDFTPASSVGAVWSVVPQPHGNLLITGNFTEFNGAPRAGIVELLNRPGTRRLEAADSTRLVWMRDGSLPEVAYVGFEMSTDQRQTWTRLGAGTRIRGGWELGGLSLPQSFWIRARACIISTSADASSSSILEELGVHPRGSADFRVAMGESSLDILGGNVTPNGGPFTVSEPAPGFIEFSAPGRRFQLGLDTFYREGSSGPLPLASITAIHLGLGSGPDAVDIGRFTGALPKLRLDGGGGSDVVSVASGSVVHLHNAGTWTLQGSSVSTLLSVGAAGPVVQTAPLTGTAALHYVGSRTFTLSEENTYQGETLVEGGTLALVHASHNNLRSSPLLDLLTREAILDVSGLADGRFDLSPGQTLRGEGTVRGDLRVLPGATVAPGRRPRYPGFLVLNHVEFEAGSTLSVWLYGRSLSEMLADGIRVAGTVKLAGATLHLPEDLPLSPTPSQDGDTFLILDNDEGDPVLGTFAGLPEGTTIPFRSRHLRISYSGGDGNDVTLTVVSPPPPGTLLADFSAEAWAAGVVRLTWETLKETAVLGFHLDRAIPSGGWDRLTMAYIEALGAGDEPRFYEFTDTAPGAVGGARYRLMEVGLQGEERELATASVPPSMTTALPPGGVTLQILIQGAPAENVLLESATALPGPWVTLQTIVLDASGRALLIVDRAGETTARFYRVFAE; this is translated from the coding sequence GTGCCCCTCCTCCTCCTCCTCGGCGCCCGCGCCGCGGACGGTGACCTGGATTTTTCGTTCCGCCCGGCCCTGGACGATCTCCCCGAGTCCCATCCCAGGAGCGCGGTGATTCAGCCGGATGGAAGGATCGTGGTTGCGGCCCACGGACCGGAGGGTGCGCCCCGACCGGACGTCTGCGCCATCAGGATCCATCCCGATGGATCGCGCGATCCCGGATTCGGCCCGGCGGATTGCCTGCCCACCTCGAGCTTCTCCGTCGTCGCAATGCAGGCGGATGGCAAAATTCTGATTGCCGAGGACCGTGCCAACCGGATTCACCGGCTGCTGCCCGAAGGCACGTTCGATCCAGCGTTCAAGATCGAGCTCTCGGGTCCGCTGGACGTCGTCCTTCCCCAACCGGACGGGAAGATCCTCATTGGCGGCATTTTCCTGTCCGTGACCGGCAGTGCGTCCGGACCGCCGGTCCCGCGCAACGGCATTGCACGGTTCCATGCCGATGGCGCCGTGGATTTCGATTTTGACCCGGGATCCGGTCCGCAAACGTCCGAGGGGGTGGGCGTGGTCAACGATCTGGCGGTGCAGGCCGACGGAAGGATTCTCGTCGCCGGCTATTTTTCCGAATTCAACGGCGTGCCCCGCACCGGGCTGACCCGCCTTCATCCCGACGGCGGTGTGGACGCCACCTTTGTCCCGGGAGCTCTTGGGGGGAACACCCAGGACCGGATCTGGGGCGCCGACGATGTTGCCGTTCAGGCGGACGGAAGAATCCTTGCCGTGGTTTGGCTGGCCGAAGAGGGCCAGATGCTCGTTCGCATCCATCCGGACGGATCCCGCGATGAATCATTCGCGGGCCTGCCAAACTACGAGTCGGTTGCAGGGAGCTTTCTGGTGCAGGCGGACGGAAGGATTCTGAACGCGGTGGAGTGGTACCCCTTGGGAATTGACGACGGAGGCCGGGGACAGCGGTTATTCCGGATCGCACCGGATGGCACCCCGGATCCCTCGTTCAACAGCCCCACCGTATCGAACCCACTGGGTGACGGCCTTGGGATTGACGCCGTGCTGGACGCGGATGGCCGGCTCCTCATTTCGGGCGGCTCCGGATTCACAAGAATCAACGGTACGCCCCGCCCGGGGATCGCAAAGCTGCTGAACGGCGAGGCCTCGCAACACCTCTCCGTCCCAAGTTCAACGCGCGTTGCCTGGTTCCGCCGGGGCACCATCCCGGAGAGCGCTCAAGTCTGGTTTGAAATGTCCACCGATGCCGGTGCCACATGGACGCACCTGGGGATTGGCAGCTGGAACCAGGGCGCGTGGGAGCTTTCCGGATTGAACCTCCCGGCGGCCGGCCTGCTTCGGGCCCGAACCTTCGCAAGAAGCCTCTCCAGAGTCTCCTCCCTGCTGGAGCAGACGGTCTCGTTCTCCCTGCCCGATTCGACGCCGGATTTCAGCGTCGAAGTGAGGGATGGTCTGATGCTCGTCACGGACAACACGGGGGGCGGGGGCGCCCTCTTGCTGTCAGAACCCACGCCCGGTCACATCCAATTCCATGCCGGGCCACGCACCTTCCGGGTCAATGGTGGCCCCCTCCTGAGTGCGGACTCCGGGTCGTTGCCCCTCGGGACGGTGACCCGGATCCTCGTCCGTGCGGGCGACGGCGATGACGTCATCGAGGTCGGGGAGTTCACCCATCCGCTTCCCGATTTGCTCCTGCAAGGCGGTGGCGGTTCCGACGCCGCAACCCTGCGGTCTGGAGGGTTCGTCACCATCGAGGATGCCGACGGCTTCACCCTCAATGGCAGCTCCGTCTCGAAGCTGCTGACGGTCAACTCGGACGGCCCGGTGATCCAGACGGCACCGTTGGACGGCCTGGGCGGATTGCGAAAGCTCGGCCGGGGAACCCTCACGCTGTCGCTGCCGAACAGCTACCTTGGCACCACCACCGTCTCGGACGGAACGTTGGCCCTGGTCCACGCATCTCCCAATAATCTGGCGGTCTCCGGGACAATCGAAGTCGAAACGGTGGCCACGTTGAACGTCAGGGGGCTTGCGAACGGGCGACTTGAACTGGCACCTGGGCAGACGCTGACCGGGAATGGTGCCCTTCTTGGAAGGCTGGAGATCCGGTCCGACACCACCCTGGCCGTTGGAGGAAACCCGGGGACACCGGTGGAAGGAAGCTCCGGTGTTTCCCAGGTCCTGCAGACCGGCGCGGTCTCGATCCACCCCGGTTCCACGTTTTCCATCAATTTCGTCAGCCTGGCCCACGGCCGGCAAAGCGTCGGACTCGATGTGCGCGGCACCGTCATCCTGGGCGAGGCCATGCTCAAAATTTCCACCGATTGGGATTTCTTCAGTTCGGTGTACCTCCAATCACCTCCCTACGAATTTACAATCGTCCGGAACGATGGCCACGACCCTGTCAGCGGCACGTTCGCGGGCCTGCCCGAAGGGGCCGTGGTGCCCACCGCAGACGCCTTCCCCACGTGGATTCCGCTGGAGGCCATCGTGAGCTATCGAGGCGGCGATGGGAACGATGTCACGGTCACCTTCCGGCAGGCCCCACCGCTCCCGCTTGTCACCGGGGGCGCGCTGGATCCTTCGTTCACCCCGGGCGACCACGGCTTCCCGGCTATTTCGAGCGCGGCGTTGCAACCCGACGGCCGGATCGTGGTGACCCACGCCGCCGGGACCAGCGACACCATGCAGTACCGCGTCGCGCGGCTGGATTCCGACGGATCCCTCGACGACGGATTCACCCTTGGGGCCATCGTCCCCGAATACCGGACGCTGGGCGGGAAGATCACTGCCGTGCTTCCAGACGGACGGATCATCGTCTCCGCCACCAGCCTCCAATCCGGTCGCGCCGTCCACGGCCTGGCGCGGCTCCGTCCCGACGGGACGCCGGACCCGACGTTCCGCCTGCGCCTCGGGACGCCAGACGTCGCTTGGGCATCCGACGCTTCCGTTGACGCCGTCGTCGTTCTGCCCGGCGGAAAATTGTTGATTGGGGGCTGTTTCCACACCGTGGACGGCGTGGCGCGCAACGGGATTGCACGCCTCAATCCCGACGGATCCACCGACACAGACTTCAGCCCGGGAGCCGGCCCTGGCTTTTCTGGGCCGTCCTCGGTGTCGGGCGACGAAATCGCGGCAATCAAGTGCCTGTCCGTGCAGGACGACGGCAGAATTCTGGTCGGGGGATATTTCAACCAGTTCGCTGGAAGTCCGCGCATCGGCATTGCCCGACTGAACCCGGACGGAACGTTGGATCCAGCCTTTGATGCGAAGGGCACCCTGTTCGCCAACGACGTCCACTCCATCGCCATCCAGGCCGACGGCAGAATGCTCGTCGTTGGATCGTTCTGGGACCACCCGGCCCGTCAGGACCCATCCAGCGGGATCCACAACAAGCTGGTGCGCCTGCTTCCAGACGGCGCGCCGGACGCCGGGTTTGCGCCCGCGTCGCCGCCGGATTTGGACCCCGCCGACGAGATCGCCCTCCTGGGAATTCAGGCGGATGGTCGGATCCTGCTGGGAGCAGCGACCTTCAAGGATGGAGATCCGCCCCAGGGCGGCGGGGTGACCTATCGCATCCATCCCGATGGCAGCCGCGACCCAGGGTTTGTCTCAGCCTTCGATCCCGACTTCACCTTCCGAGCCACGATGCAGGCCGACGGGAAAATCCTTGCCACGGCCTTCGCCGGCAAACCGTTCACGGCCACCTCGCCGCCGCCCACGGGCGGGATTGCCCGGCTGCTGAATGGACCGGCGGCGCTGAATCTGAGCGTCCCCAATCCCACCCGGGTGGACTGGCTCCGGGGCGGGACCACACCGGAGACGTCCCGGGTCTGGTTTGAACTGTCCACCGACGAGGCAATCACCTGGACCTCACTGGGTGCGGGATCCCGCGTCCCTGGTGGGTGGGCGCTGGACGGATTGAAGCTTCCTCAGACCGGAAAACTTCGATCCCGGGCGATCATCGCAGATCCCCAGGGGCGGACATCAAGCGTGCTGGAGCAAACGGTGGACTACTCCCTGCCAGGTGCTGCACCGGACTTTGACGTCCGCATCACCGACGGCACGATTCTTGTCACGGACAACACCGGCATCGGGGGTGAGTTCACCCTGTCGCAGTCCCTTCCGGGTCGCCTTCGGTTCAGTGCACCCGGGCGGACGTTCCGAATTAGTGGAGGGCCCGTGCGCCCCTCCGGTTCGGGGGATCTCTCCCTGTCCGGGGTGGTTCTCATCACGACCCGATTCGGCGACAAAAGCGACGATATCCGAATTGAGTCCACTGCCACCGACTTTCCGGAAGTGATCCTTCAAAGTGGCGGCGGGGCGGACACCATCGCCCTGCTCGGGGGTTCCAAAGTCACTCTTCAGGATCCCGACGGCTTCATTCTCAACGGCAGTTCGGTTTCCTCCCTGCTGGTCATCAACTCGGATGGCCCGGTGACTCAGGCGGCCCTGATTTCCGGGAGTGGGGCCCTTCATAAACTGGGTGGGGGAACTCTGATCCTGTCGCACGACAATCGCTACACCGGTGAAACGCGCGTCGAATCTGGAACACTTGCCTTGGTCAATCCTTCCTTGCGCACCACGTTCCGGGACTCGCCGGTATTCAGCCTTCAAAACGGGGCCACGCTTGATGCACGCGGATTGGCGGATGGCGGTCTTCAACTGGGCCGGCCTGCGATATTCCGGGGGTACGGCACGGTCCTTGGCACCCTGGAAATTCAGGACGGAGGAAGCCTGGCACCGGGATCCGTCCCCGGGATCCTGGACGTCGAGAATTTGCTGCTCCAGGGCGGCGCGACCCTGACGGTAAACATCGAGGGGTTTCAGGCCGGAACCCAGTACCACCAGGTTCGTGTTGCCGGCCGGATCCGCCTCGAAAACGCCATCCTGGATCTCGCCGCTTCGTGGGATGTGGACCAGAAGGATGCCCCCGTGGTTCTCCTGGACAATCGGGGCAGCCACCCGGTCGAAGGCACCTTTCGTGACCTGCCTGAAGGCTCAAGAATTTACCTCCGCGGCGTCAACCAAACACCCTGGACGCTGAGTTACCACGGAGGCGACGGCAATGACGTCACGCTCACCCTGAAAACGTCGGACGGTGAGTTGAACACGGACTTTCATTCGGACGTGCAGGAGTTCGAAACCGTCCAAAGCGCGGCGGTCCAGGCCAACCACGCAATTGTACTCGGCGGCATTGCGCCCACCGGCGAGGAGGATCCTCATCGGATCGCACGCCTTTCCCCAAGCGGACTGGGTGGACGTCGGGATCCGGCATTTGCCACCGGCCCGCTCGTGCCGGGTTACCGGGATTTCGGGGGACGGGTCACCGCGGTGCAACCCGATGGCCGGATCCTGATCTCGGCAGGGGAATACCAATTTGAAGTGGACGGACAACCGCACACGGCGTCGGGCCTCGCGCGGATCGGCCCCGACGGATCATTCGATCCCCAATTTCGCACCGCCCCTGACATCCATGGCGTCGGATCCATTTCCAGCCTCGTCCTTCAGCCGGACGGCCGCATCCTGATTGCCGGAAGCCCGGTCGCCACCGCGGTGGGGGCAACTGCCGGGATCGCGCGATTGCATCCCGATGGTTCCCTGGACGGCAGCTTTGCGCCGGGCGCCGGTGCGAATGGGAGCGTGCTTTGCATGACCCTTCAGGACGACGGGCGGATCGTCATCGGGGGAATTTTCGACTCCTTCAACGGGGTCTCCCGCAACCGCATGGCACGACTCCATCCGGACGGCTCCCTGGACGCCGGGTTTATGCCCGCAGACGCGCTGGATCTGGAAGTGAGCGCCGTGGCCTTGCAGGCTGATGGGAACGTGCTGGCGGCCGGAGCCTCCCGCGGCGCCCTGGATCCTACGGCGAGCGACTACCGGATCGTCCGCTTTCTGCCGGATGGCTCGCTCGACACCGGGTTCCTCCCCTGGATGAGCCGCCAGGCCAGGACGAGCGGTCTGGTTGTGCAAGCCGACGGTCGGGTGGTCGTCACCACGACTCCGGCCCCCCCCATCACGGGCGCCCACCCGGATGCCGTATTCCGGCTTCTCGCCGATGGCACGCGGGATCCGGACTTCACCCCGGCCTCCAGTGTGGGCGCGGTGTGGAGCGTGGTGCCACAGCCGCACGGCAACCTGCTCATCACCGGCAATTTCACCGAGTTCAACGGAGCCCCCCGGGCTGGAATTGTTGAGCTCTTGAACCGCCCGGGGACCCGTCGTCTTGAGGCCGCCGATTCGACGCGATTGGTCTGGATGCGTGACGGCAGCCTGCCCGAGGTGGCCTATGTCGGATTCGAAATGTCCACCGACCAGCGGCAGACATGGACCCGGCTGGGTGCGGGAACTCGAATCAGGGGCGGCTGGGAGCTGGGTGGCCTGAGCCTGCCCCAGTCCTTCTGGATTCGAGCCCGGGCCTGCATCATTTCCACGAGCGCTGACGCAAGCTCCTCGTCCATCCTTGAAGAACTGGGCGTCCATCCTCGCGGCAGCGCCGACTTCCGGGTGGCCATGGGTGAGTCAAGTCTGGACATCCTTGGGGGCAACGTCACGCCTAACGGAGGGCCATTCACCGTTTCCGAACCGGCACCGGGCTTCATTGAATTCTCGGCACCAGGAAGGCGGTTCCAGCTGGGTCTCGACACCTTTTATCGCGAGGGAAGTTCCGGCCCCCTTCCGCTCGCGAGCATCACGGCAATTCATCTCGGGCTCGGCAGCGGACCCGATGCGGTGGACATCGGACGTTTCACGGGCGCCCTCCCCAAACTTCGCCTGGACGGCGGCGGTGGCAGCGACGTCGTATCGGTGGCCTCCGGATCCGTGGTGCACCTCCACAATGCCGGCACGTGGACCCTCCAGGGCAGTTCCGTTTCCACGCTGCTTTCGGTCGGGGCGGCAGGACCCGTCGTCCAGACGGCGCCCCTCACAGGCACGGCAGCCCTGCACTATGTGGGAAGCCGGACGTTTACGCTCTCCGAGGAAAACACCTACCAGGGGGAGACCCTGGTGGAGGGCGGCACCCTCGCGCTGGTCCATGCGTCCCATAACAACCTCAGGAGTTCCCCCCTGCTGGACCTGCTGACGCGCGAGGCGATCCTGGACGTCAGCGGCCTTGCCGACGGACGGTTCGACCTGTCCCCGGGACAGACGCTCCGAGGAGAGGGGACGGTGCGGGGCGACCTCAGGGTTTTGCCCGGAGCCACGGTGGCGCCCGGCAGGAGGCCTCGGTATCCGGGGTTCCTGGTGTTGAACCACGTGGAATTTGAGGCCGGATCCACGTTGTCCGTGTGGCTTTACGGCCGTTCGTTGAGCGAGATGTTGGCCGATGGGATTCGGGTCGCCGGTACCGTGAAACTGGCGGGAGCCACTCTCCATCTCCCGGAGGATCTGCCGCTCTCTCCCACTCCATCCCAGGACGGCGACACCTTTCTGATCCTGGACAACGATGAGGGCGACCCCGTCCTGGGGACGTTCGCCGGGTTGCCCGAGGGGACCACGATCCCCTTTCGCAGCCGGCATCTCCGGATCAGCTACAGCGGCGGTGACGGCAACGACGTTACGCTGACGGTCGTCTCCCCGCCTCCACCGGGAACCCTGTTGGCGGACTTCAGCGCAGAGGCGTGGGCGGCCGGCGTGGTCCGGTTGACCTGGGAAACCCTGAAGGAGACGGCCGTGCTGGGATTCCACCTGGACCGGGCCATTCCGTCGGGTGGCTGGGATCGCCTCACGATGGCCTACATTGAGGCTCTGGGTGCGGGCGACGAGCCCCGGTTCTATGAGTTCACCGACACCGCGCCCGGTGCCGTTGGCGGCGCCCGGTATCGCCTGATGGAGGTGGGACTGCAGGGTGAAGAGCGCGAACTGGCCACCGCCAGCGTTCCGCCATCCATGACCACCGCCCTCCCACCCGGCGGCGTCACCCTCCAGATCCTGATCCAGGGCGCCCCCGCCGAGAACGTCCTCCTGGAATCTGCGACGGCACTGCCGGGGCCCTGGGTGACCCTGCAGACGATCGTTCTGGATGCTTCCGGCCGGGCGCTGCTGATCGTGGACCGTGCCGGTGAAACCACCGCCCGATTCTACCGCGTCTTCGCCGAATGA